The Terriglobales bacterium genome includes a window with the following:
- a CDS encoding metal-dependent transcriptional regulator, with product MITVSKEDYLKAILEAESEGQEVISATLAHWLSVSAPAVTMALRRLKKDGLVRVEAQGTVRLTPAGREIARRLAMRHHLIERMLHEVFGMEWFKVHDEAERLEHAVSADFESLLVDKIGRAGTCPHGNLMIPESPVARRKRGLLQLSAAEPGGDFVVNSVYERDRQLLQYLDRLGIRPGAQVRISERNYDQTLTLQTSAGTVPLGQGAAEKVWVESAAQQNRRANKNVKRAANSH from the coding sequence ATGATCACGGTCTCCAAAGAGGATTACCTCAAGGCCATCCTCGAAGCCGAGAGCGAAGGGCAGGAGGTAATCTCCGCCACCCTGGCGCACTGGCTCTCCGTCTCCGCTCCGGCGGTCACCATGGCCTTGAGACGCCTGAAGAAGGACGGCCTCGTCCGGGTGGAAGCGCAGGGTACGGTGCGGCTTACGCCCGCCGGACGGGAGATCGCCCGTCGCCTGGCGATGCGGCACCACCTGATCGAGCGCATGCTGCACGAAGTCTTCGGCATGGAGTGGTTCAAGGTCCACGACGAGGCGGAGCGCCTGGAACACGCCGTATCCGCTGACTTTGAATCCCTGCTGGTGGACAAGATCGGCCGCGCCGGCACCTGCCCACACGGCAACCTGATGATCCCGGAAAGTCCGGTTGCGCGACGCAAGCGCGGACTGCTCCAGCTTTCCGCCGCCGAACCCGGCGGTGATTTTGTAGTGAACTCCGTTTACGAACGCGACCGTCAACTGCTTCAGTATCTGGACAGGCTTGGCATTCGCCCGGGCGCACAAGTTCGAATCTCAGAACGCAATTACGACCAGACACTCACACTGCAGACCTCCGCTGGCACTGTGCCGTTAGGCCAGGGCGCCGCCGAAAAGGTCTGGGTGGAGTCTGCCGCACAACAGAACCGTCGAGCCAACAAGAATGTCAAACGAGCAGCAAACAGTCACTGA
- the purD gene encoding phosphoribosylamine--glycine ligase has product MKVLVLGSGGREHAIVWKLRQSPSVKQVYCVPGNAGICEEAECVFGDLKSVDSLAQVASKIQPDMTVVGPELPLSLGVVEEFQRRGFRIFGPTSAAARLESSKIFAKEFMQRHRIPTAHYAVCTKVQEIKDALPHFSTPIVVKADGLAAGKGVVICKSREEAGNVAAEMLSGRMLGDAGTRVVLEEFLQGEEVSFLAICDGERAIPLVAAQDHKRIGDGDTGPNTGGMGAYSTPELLDPQMSEWLLTHVTRPVIQAMKSEGAEYRGVLYCGLIMTARGPMVLEFNCRFGDPETQPILMRLESDLLGAFIASAEGRLSEGDLKWSKDATACVVMAAGGYPDKPELGKVIHGLKEADQVPGVKVFHAGTRRTGDDFVTNGGRVLGVTARGPDLKSAVASAYQAVGKIHFEGMQFRHDIAARGLRGK; this is encoded by the coding sequence ATGAAAGTTCTTGTCCTAGGAAGCGGCGGCCGTGAGCACGCCATCGTCTGGAAGCTGCGGCAATCACCCAGCGTCAAGCAGGTGTATTGCGTTCCGGGGAATGCCGGAATCTGTGAAGAGGCGGAGTGCGTTTTCGGCGACCTGAAGAGCGTGGATTCACTGGCGCAGGTCGCGAGCAAGATTCAGCCGGACATGACGGTCGTCGGCCCCGAACTTCCCCTTTCTCTGGGAGTGGTAGAGGAATTTCAGCGGCGAGGATTCCGCATCTTCGGACCCACCTCGGCAGCCGCACGGCTTGAGTCGAGCAAGATCTTCGCAAAAGAGTTCATGCAGCGGCACCGAATTCCAACGGCGCATTACGCCGTGTGCACAAAAGTGCAGGAAATCAAGGACGCCCTGCCGCACTTTTCCACGCCGATTGTGGTGAAGGCCGATGGTCTGGCCGCCGGCAAGGGCGTGGTGATCTGCAAGTCGCGCGAGGAAGCCGGCAATGTAGCGGCCGAGATGCTGAGCGGCCGCATGTTGGGTGACGCCGGAACGCGCGTGGTACTGGAAGAGTTCCTACAAGGCGAAGAAGTGTCGTTCCTCGCTATTTGCGATGGTGAGCGGGCCATCCCGCTGGTTGCAGCCCAGGACCATAAGCGCATAGGAGACGGCGATACCGGCCCCAACACGGGCGGCATGGGTGCGTATTCCACTCCGGAGCTGCTCGATCCGCAAATGAGCGAGTGGCTCCTGACGCATGTAACGCGGCCGGTGATCCAGGCCATGAAGAGCGAGGGGGCGGAGTATCGCGGCGTCCTCTATTGCGGTTTGATCATGACCGCTCGCGGCCCAATGGTGCTGGAGTTTAACTGCCGGTTCGGCGACCCCGAAACACAGCCGATCCTGATGCGACTGGAAAGCGACCTGCTCGGGGCGTTTATCGCGTCTGCGGAAGGCCGGCTCAGCGAAGGCGACCTGAAATGGTCGAAGGACGCAACCGCCTGTGTCGTGATGGCGGCGGGCGGGTATCCGGACAAGCCCGAGCTGGGCAAGGTAATCCACGGATTAAAAGAGGCAGACCAGGTACCCGGGGTGAAGGTGTTTCATGCTGGAACGCGCCGAACTGGCGACGATTTCGTCACCAACGGCGGACGTGTCCTGGGCGTGACAGCTCGCGGCCCGGATCTGAAAAGCGCGGTTGCCAGCGCCTACCAGGCAGTTGGCAAGATTCACTTCGAGGGCATGCAGTTCCGGCACGACATTGCTGCCCGCGGACTGCGGGGGAAGTGA
- a CDS encoding DinB family protein, translating into MPESPGISFEDLLRYEEEQTEQWRQLFTKKPYLLKVDATPTSTVAELLFHTFAAEYRSAQRLLGEEMTPDTQFAQRTVSDLFSIGDAARLKFREYLSQTSQQEIAEPKTFPSHTLGQFQASPKKLLAHAIVHSIRHWAQIARVLRENGQRADFSHDLLFSKKID; encoded by the coding sequence TTGCCGGAGTCGCCGGGCATCAGCTTCGAAGACCTGCTCCGATATGAGGAAGAGCAGACCGAACAGTGGCGCCAACTATTCACTAAAAAGCCTTACCTGCTCAAAGTCGATGCCACTCCCACCAGCACGGTGGCTGAACTGTTGTTCCACACCTTCGCCGCGGAATATCGCAGTGCGCAGCGATTGCTCGGCGAAGAGATGACGCCGGACACGCAATTTGCACAACGGACAGTCAGCGATCTCTTCAGCATTGGTGATGCGGCGCGTCTGAAATTCCGCGAGTACCTTTCGCAAACCTCGCAGCAGGAAATCGCAGAGCCCAAGACGTTCCCAAGTCACACGCTGGGACAGTTTCAGGCAAGCCCTAAGAAACTACTTGCGCATGCCATTGTGCATAGCATCCGGCATTGGGCACAGATCGCGCGGGTGCTGCGTGAAAACGGTCAGCGCGCCGACTTCAGCCACGACCTGCTGTTTTCGAAGAAGATCGATTAG
- the cax gene encoding calcium/proton exchanger yields the protein MTKSQGGSSRKNASWREKFPLNTGHKYLDLMLVFVPAAIVIHYFVPAPPLVVFAVSALGIIPLAGALGHATEELGGHLGERMGGLLNATMGNATELIIAFFALKAGHSEVVKASLSGSIIGNVLLVMGLSVLAGGIGRERQTFSRQHASINATMLFIAVVALVMPAVFDLAVFGRLEEHGDKIERLSLLTSVVLVAVYALSLLFTFRGGPSSPTSSEHTKPAGSAKFAAISLTIATVLVGLLSEILVGEIEAAKSALGMSDLFMGVIFIALIGNAAEHASAIMVARKNKMEMALSIAVGSSIQIALLVAPLLVFLSYGLAGRPMSLVFTPLEITGIALSVITVEMIASDGETTWFEGVQLLAVYLIMAVAFYFVPATGH from the coding sequence GTGACAAAATCGCAAGGCGGTTCCTCTCGAAAAAACGCCAGTTGGCGTGAAAAGTTCCCCTTAAATACCGGGCACAAGTATCTCGATTTGATGCTTGTGTTCGTTCCTGCCGCCATTGTCATTCATTACTTTGTACCGGCGCCGCCTCTGGTTGTATTTGCGGTTTCAGCCCTCGGCATCATTCCTCTTGCCGGCGCCCTCGGCCATGCCACAGAAGAACTCGGAGGCCACCTGGGCGAGCGCATGGGCGGGTTGCTTAACGCCACCATGGGAAACGCCACGGAGTTGATCATCGCGTTCTTTGCGTTGAAAGCCGGGCACTCGGAGGTGGTCAAGGCATCGCTTTCCGGCAGCATCATCGGCAACGTGCTGCTGGTGATGGGGTTGAGTGTGCTTGCAGGCGGAATCGGGCGTGAGCGCCAAACCTTCTCCCGACAGCACGCCAGTATCAACGCGACCATGCTGTTCATCGCGGTTGTCGCGCTGGTTATGCCGGCCGTCTTCGACCTTGCCGTCTTCGGACGGCTTGAGGAACATGGCGACAAGATCGAGCGCCTCAGCCTGCTGACCTCGGTTGTGCTGGTTGCCGTGTACGCTCTCAGCCTGCTGTTCACTTTCCGTGGCGGGCCGTCGTCGCCAACCTCCTCGGAGCACACCAAACCGGCTGGTTCGGCAAAGTTTGCTGCCATCTCGCTCACGATCGCGACCGTTCTCGTCGGACTGCTAAGCGAGATCCTCGTCGGCGAGATTGAAGCCGCTAAGAGTGCGCTCGGAATGTCAGACTTGTTCATGGGCGTGATCTTCATCGCCTTGATCGGTAACGCCGCCGAGCACGCTTCGGCCATCATGGTAGCGCGCAAGAACAAGATGGAAATGGCGCTATCGATCGCCGTGGGATCTAGCATCCAGATTGCGCTGCTCGTGGCTCCGCTGTTGGTCTTCCTCTCTTATGGGCTGGCGGGACGGCCGATGTCCCTGGTGTTCACTCCGCTCGAGATCACCGGCATCGCGCTCTCGGTAATCACGGTGGAGATGATCGCCTCAGATGGCGAAACGACCTGGTTTGAAGGCGTACAGTTGCTGGCTGTCTATCTGATTATGGCGGTGGCGTTTTACTTCGTCCCGGCCACAGGACACTAA
- a CDS encoding polysaccharide deacetylase family protein, protein MLGLAVGISGALVYAGYHTMAPRSQLYGKTFLGHRDGRREIALTYDDGPNDPHTFHLMEVLAKHDVRATFFLVGKYVDHRPDIVRELVKAGHVVGNHTYTHPNLIFRSQSQVREELLRCERALDNAVGNQHAKLFRPPFGGRTPFVLRTVRSEGFTPVMWNVTGFDWKLTSAEAIVNRVTPQVRGGDVILLHDGGHLAFGTNRSHTVRATEKLLEKFRSEGYVFKTIPEMMAPASRPQTAAV, encoded by the coding sequence ATGCTAGGGTTAGCTGTGGGAATTTCCGGGGCACTTGTTTACGCAGGCTATCACACGATGGCTCCGCGGTCGCAGCTCTACGGCAAAACCTTCCTCGGACATCGTGACGGGCGACGCGAGATCGCGTTGACGTACGATGATGGACCAAACGACCCCCACACCTTCCATTTAATGGAGGTATTGGCAAAGCATGATGTCCGCGCGACGTTTTTCCTGGTCGGGAAATATGTCGATCACCGTCCCGATATCGTTCGCGAGCTCGTTAAAGCAGGACACGTTGTCGGGAACCACACGTACACCCACCCCAATCTGATCTTCCGGTCGCAGTCGCAGGTTCGGGAAGAACTACTTCGTTGTGAGCGAGCGCTCGATAACGCCGTCGGCAACCAGCATGCCAAGTTGTTTCGCCCCCCGTTTGGAGGAAGGACGCCCTTTGTCCTTCGCACCGTGCGCTCGGAAGGATTCACGCCGGTGATGTGGAATGTGACCGGCTTCGACTGGAAGTTGACGTCGGCTGAGGCCATCGTAAACAGGGTCACGCCGCAGGTGCGTGGGGGAGATGTAATCCTGCTGCACGATGGCGGGCATTTGGCGTTCGGCACCAACCGGTCACACACGGTTCGAGCGACGGAGAAACTACTCGAGAAATTCCGCTCCGAAGGGTACGTCTTTAAAACCATACCCGAGATGATGGCTCCGGCGTCCCGGCCGCAGACTGCCGCGGTTTGA
- the acpP gene encoding acyl carrier protein gives MASVEEKVKQIIVEQLGVDEGEVTANASFVDDLGADSLDTVELVMAFEEAFDIEIPDEDAEKIRSVQDAVDYIGKNAKVKQ, from the coding sequence ATGGCATCCGTAGAGGAAAAAGTTAAGCAGATTATCGTGGAACAACTCGGAGTTGACGAGGGAGAAGTGACGGCCAATGCCTCTTTCGTCGATGATCTCGGCGCCGATTCTCTCGACACGGTCGAGCTGGTGATGGCCTTTGAAGAAGCGTTCGACATCGAGATACCGGATGAAGATGCAGAGAAGATCCGCAGCGTCCAGGACGCGGTGGACTACATCGGCAAAAACGCCAAGGTAAAACAATAA
- the acpP gene encoding acyl carrier protein produces the protein MAAVDEKVKQIVVEQLGVDEGEVTPSASFVDDLGADSLDTVELVMAFEEAFNIEIPDEDAEKIRTVKDAIDYIEKNAKGGK, from the coding sequence ATGGCTGCAGTAGATGAGAAGGTAAAACAGATTGTTGTGGAACAACTTGGCGTCGATGAGGGCGAAGTGACACCCAGCGCCAGCTTCGTCGACGACCTTGGCGCCGACTCCCTCGACACCGTGGAACTGGTGATGGCCTTCGAAGAGGCCTTCAACATAGAGATTCCCGATGAAGACGCCGAAAAGATCCGCACCGTGAAAGACGCGATCGACTACATCGAGAAGAACGCGAAAGGCGGCAAATAG
- the fabF gene encoding beta-ketoacyl-ACP synthase II encodes MQRRVVITGLGLICGVGNTTEEVWKGLLAGKSGIGRITQFDASQFACQIAAEVKNFDPLNFVEKKEVKKMGRFIHLALAASEEAMKMSGLQITEENGHRVGVHIGSGIGGFDVIEREHTNLMQGGPRKISPFFIPASIINLAAGHVSMRFGAKGPNEATATACTTSAHSVGDAFKIIQRNDADVMIAGGTEAAITPMGIGGFAAMRALSTRNDAPEKASRPWDKDRDGFVVGEGSGILIMEELEYAQKRGAKILAEIVGYGMSGDAYHITSPAPEHEGGYRVMQNAIRDAKIQPSQVGYVNAHGTSTDIGDKLESIAIKRAFVDKIPPVSSTKSMTGHLLGGAGGLEAGITVLALRDQILPPTMNYETPDPECDLDYVPNHPRKAEVEYALSNSFGFGGTNGSLVFRRWTE; translated from the coding sequence TTGCAGCGGCGCGTCGTTATTACCGGTTTGGGTCTGATCTGCGGAGTTGGCAATACCACCGAGGAAGTCTGGAAGGGCTTGCTTGCCGGCAAGAGTGGCATTGGCAGGATCACCCAGTTCGACGCTTCCCAGTTCGCATGCCAGATCGCAGCTGAAGTCAAGAATTTCGACCCGCTCAATTTCGTCGAGAAAAAAGAAGTGAAAAAGATGGGCCGCTTCATCCATCTGGCGCTGGCAGCGTCGGAGGAAGCGATGAAGATGTCTGGCCTGCAGATCACGGAAGAGAACGGCCATCGTGTGGGTGTCCACATTGGCTCAGGCATCGGCGGCTTTGACGTAATTGAGCGTGAGCACACCAACCTCATGCAGGGTGGTCCGCGCAAGATTTCGCCTTTCTTTATTCCCGCATCGATTATCAATCTTGCTGCCGGACACGTGAGCATGCGTTTCGGAGCCAAGGGGCCCAACGAGGCAACCGCGACCGCCTGCACCACCAGCGCACATTCCGTGGGCGATGCCTTCAAGATCATTCAACGAAACGATGCCGACGTCATGATTGCCGGCGGAACTGAAGCTGCCATCACTCCGATGGGCATCGGCGGATTCGCCGCCATGCGCGCTCTTTCCACCCGCAATGATGCTCCCGAAAAGGCGAGCCGTCCGTGGGACAAGGACCGCGACGGTTTTGTGGTTGGCGAAGGTTCCGGCATCCTGATCATGGAAGAACTCGAGTACGCCCAGAAGCGTGGCGCGAAGATACTGGCGGAGATCGTGGGATACGGCATGAGCGGCGACGCTTATCACATCACCTCTCCGGCGCCGGAACACGAGGGCGGGTATCGCGTGATGCAGAACGCCATCCGTGATGCGAAGATCCAGCCGTCGCAAGTCGGCTACGTAAACGCTCACGGCACTTCGACCGATATCGGCGACAAACTTGAGTCCATCGCGATCAAGCGTGCCTTCGTGGACAAGATCCCTCCTGTGAGCTCGACCAAGTCCATGACAGGGCACCTTCTCGGCGGGGCCGGCGGACTGGAAGCAGGCATCACCGTGCTCGCGCTTCGCGACCAGATTCTGCCTCCGACGATGAATTACGAGACCCCGGATCCGGAATGCGATCTGGATTACGTTCCCAACCACCCACGCAAAGCGGAGGTGGAGTATGCACTGTCGAATTCCTTCGGCTTTGGCGGAACGAACGGCTCGCTCGTATTCCGTCGCTGGACCGAATAG
- a CDS encoding PilZ domain-containing protein, which produces MALTSAVSVLKKAAARAVLFNVDEMTAAILRDCFKQFGIDTTVLTTADAARLQKEKVDACVIWLDEDAGQILEQARTSPSNRRLVVFGICGGVGEAIRYSKYGINVLLEKPVDRQNALRAVRATHLLIINEFRRYVRIPIVVKLEAVAGLQHISGSTIEVSGGGMSIRYKGKLAMGDDIQVAFDLPGQAGLKLKGQICWLRPTDSMAGVKFEIDQPARESVKRWIDQYLDID; this is translated from the coding sequence ATGGCCCTTACATCAGCAGTGTCGGTTCTGAAGAAAGCCGCAGCTCGCGCGGTCCTGTTTAACGTCGACGAGATGACGGCGGCAATCCTGCGCGATTGCTTCAAGCAGTTCGGAATCGACACCACCGTCCTGACCACCGCCGATGCGGCGCGCCTTCAGAAGGAAAAGGTCGATGCTTGCGTGATTTGGCTGGATGAGGACGCCGGACAAATCCTGGAGCAGGCACGGACGTCCCCTTCGAATCGGCGCCTGGTGGTCTTCGGTATCTGCGGTGGCGTGGGCGAGGCGATCCGTTATTCGAAGTACGGAATCAACGTACTTCTCGAAAAGCCCGTTGACCGGCAAAACGCCTTACGCGCCGTTCGCGCGACGCACTTGTTGATCATCAACGAGTTCCGGCGCTATGTGCGCATTCCCATTGTGGTGAAACTCGAAGCCGTTGCCGGACTGCAACACATTTCCGGTAGCACCATCGAAGTGAGCGGCGGCGGCATGTCGATCCGCTACAAGGGCAAGCTTGCGATGGGTGACGATATCCAGGTGGCGTTCGATCTTCCCGGGCAGGCCGGGCTAAAACTCAAAGGACAGATTTGCTGGCTTCGTCCTACGGATTCCATGGCGGGCGTGAAATTCGAGATCGATCAACCGGCCCGCGAGTCGGTGAAGCGGTGGATCGACCAGTACCTGGACATTGATTAG
- a CDS encoding HAD family hydrolase — translation MVKAVIFDIDGTLVDSVNLHAHAWQQAFQQFGHNVTFEEVRQQIGKGSDKLIPHFLYERENERLGKQLDKFRSELWKREYLPKVQPFPMVRELFERLLAESKKVVLASSAKGDELEAYKKIAGINDLIQRETSSDDVENSKPDPDIIHAALAKLHNPDPSEVIMIGDTPYDAISADKAGVRTIGVLCGGWSEEQLREAGCVAVYRDPSDLLLHYARSPLASPTGIAA, via the coding sequence ATGGTTAAGGCGGTTATCTTCGACATTGATGGAACGCTCGTCGATTCCGTCAATCTTCATGCGCACGCTTGGCAGCAGGCGTTCCAGCAATTCGGTCACAATGTGACGTTCGAAGAAGTCCGGCAGCAGATTGGAAAGGGATCAGACAAACTGATCCCTCATTTCTTATACGAACGCGAAAACGAACGCCTGGGAAAGCAGCTGGATAAGTTCCGCAGCGAACTGTGGAAGCGCGAATACCTGCCGAAGGTGCAGCCATTCCCGATGGTCCGAGAATTGTTCGAGCGGCTACTGGCCGAGAGCAAGAAGGTGGTACTGGCCTCGTCGGCGAAGGGCGACGAACTGGAAGCGTACAAGAAGATCGCCGGCATCAACGACCTGATCCAACGCGAAACTTCCTCCGATGACGTCGAGAACTCCAAACCTGATCCCGACATCATTCACGCTGCGTTGGCCAAGCTACATAATCCCGATCCGAGCGAAGTCATCATGATCGGAGATACTCCCTACGACGCCATTTCGGCAGACAAGGCCGGAGTGCGGACTATCGGTGTATTGTGCGGAGGGTGGTCTGAAGAACAACTGCGAGAGGCCGGATGCGTAGCCGTCTATCGTGACCCGAGCGATCTGCTTCTGCACTATGCGCGGTCACCGTTGGCATCGCCAACCGGTATAGCCGCCTAG
- a CDS encoding ATP-dependent DNA ligase, which produces MHRLAQVAEAIAATTKKSEKVRLLADYFRERTVEEAAASAIFLSGRAFPAFEEITLQVGGTILWSVLREISHHSDEEMTQAYRKYGDLGSAAYDLLQGSAPKLGSVNVVDLAREFRRIAGTRGAAAKASFVRLLFAKLTPLEAKYVVKIMSGDLRIGLRESLVEEAIAVAYGDPLAEVQKANMLLGDIGETLKLAAARRLADARMRLFHPIGFMLASPAESAEEAFSYFDHAQVEDKYDGIRAQAHVSNGEVRIYSRTLDEITDSFPELPDALCAFTGELIMDGEIVAWHRPEGSTDIGRALPFTEIQKRLGRKKVTPSLMREVPVAYVVFDVLFADGELVIERPLADRGALLEAIFARAVQFPNTRRAVRTRAPQGQLAFKPLVETSSMAQVLRAPVVRSESTEELAQIFEQALERGNEGLMIKDVRSPYSPGRRGKSWLKLKRELATLDVVVTAVEFGHGKRASVLSDYTFAVRASDTDDSLLNVGKAYSGLTDVEIAQMTDWFKAHTIEDEGWRRTVEPQIVIEVAFNAVMISDRHNSGYALRFPRIVRLRPDKTTDQVDTLERVREIFERQKKSYPSRDAV; this is translated from the coding sequence ATGCACCGGCTCGCACAAGTCGCCGAAGCAATCGCCGCCACGACCAAGAAGTCGGAGAAAGTTCGCCTGCTCGCGGACTACTTTCGTGAGCGAACGGTAGAAGAAGCAGCGGCCTCGGCGATCTTTCTTTCTGGTCGTGCATTTCCAGCGTTCGAAGAGATCACCCTGCAAGTTGGCGGCACAATTTTGTGGAGCGTCCTGCGCGAAATCTCGCACCACTCGGACGAAGAGATGACGCAGGCCTATCGCAAATATGGTGACCTTGGTTCCGCCGCATATGATCTGCTGCAAGGCTCCGCACCCAAGCTAGGTTCGGTGAACGTCGTCGACCTTGCGCGCGAATTTCGTCGCATCGCGGGAACCAGGGGCGCAGCGGCGAAGGCATCGTTCGTGCGCCTTCTCTTCGCGAAGCTCACTCCTCTCGAAGCGAAGTACGTGGTGAAGATCATGAGCGGAGATCTGCGAATCGGCTTGCGGGAGAGTCTAGTGGAAGAGGCAATTGCAGTCGCCTATGGTGACCCCCTCGCCGAAGTGCAGAAGGCCAACATGCTGCTCGGCGATATCGGCGAGACTCTCAAGCTTGCGGCAGCACGACGACTCGCCGACGCTCGGATGCGCCTCTTCCACCCCATCGGCTTCATGCTTGCGAGCCCAGCGGAAAGCGCCGAAGAAGCATTCAGCTATTTCGATCACGCACAGGTCGAAGACAAGTACGACGGCATCCGCGCTCAGGCGCATGTATCCAACGGAGAGGTTCGCATCTACTCGCGAACGCTGGACGAGATCACCGACTCATTTCCGGAACTGCCGGATGCACTTTGCGCCTTTACCGGCGAACTGATCATGGACGGTGAAATTGTGGCGTGGCATCGCCCGGAGGGTTCAACCGACATCGGCCGTGCGTTGCCATTTACGGAAATTCAGAAGCGCCTCGGACGAAAGAAAGTGACGCCGTCCCTTATGCGAGAAGTGCCGGTGGCGTACGTGGTCTTTGACGTTCTCTTTGCAGACGGCGAATTGGTGATCGAGCGGCCGCTTGCCGACCGTGGTGCCCTGCTTGAGGCAATCTTCGCGCGCGCGGTTCAATTCCCAAATACGCGGCGTGCCGTGCGCACGCGGGCGCCACAAGGCCAGTTGGCGTTTAAGCCCTTGGTGGAGACATCCTCGATGGCGCAGGTTCTACGAGCACCGGTGGTACGCTCGGAGTCGACCGAAGAACTCGCGCAGATCTTCGAGCAAGCACTGGAGCGCGGCAACGAGGGTCTGATGATCAAGGATGTTCGCTCGCCGTATTCTCCCGGCAGGCGCGGCAAATCGTGGCTGAAGTTGAAGCGTGAATTGGCAACACTCGACGTGGTAGTGACTGCCGTCGAGTTCGGCCACGGGAAAAGGGCCTCAGTCCTGAGCGACTACACGTTTGCGGTGCGCGCGTCTGACACCGACGACTCTCTGCTCAACGTCGGCAAAGCGTATAGCGGCTTGACCGACGTTGAGATTGCGCAGATGACGGATTGGTTCAAGGCGCACACGATCGAAGACGAAGGCTGGCGCCGAACCGTGGAGCCGCAGATCGTGATTGAAGTCGCATTCAATGCGGTAATGATCTCCGATCGGCATAACAGCGGCTATGCGCTGCGCTTCCCGCGAATTGTCAGGCTGCGTCCGGACAAAACAACCGACCAGGTCGACACCCTGGAAAGAGTGCGCGAGATCTTCGAACGGCAGAAGAAGAGCTATCCATCGAGAGATGCTGTTTAG
- a CDS encoding winged helix-turn-helix domain-containing protein — MTAKPDIERIAQTIGDATRIRMLVLLTEGRALTAKELAYGAGVEPATATAHLRRLLADSLIQSREQGRHKYFRLASPEVARCVESLLTVAPAQRTEDINASPIRLARYCYDHLAGRLALDITESLTRRKLIVADSKNFSVSSRGEKWFQDFGIDLGRLARNRRKFAPLCLDWTERKDHIGGALGAEIASKLLEDGWFSRTKETRAVSLTAAGRRRLKSHFGIDWQA, encoded by the coding sequence ATGACTGCAAAGCCCGACATCGAGCGTATTGCCCAGACCATCGGCGATGCCACACGGATCAGGATGCTTGTTCTCTTAACGGAAGGCCGTGCTCTCACGGCAAAGGAACTCGCGTACGGAGCAGGCGTGGAACCTGCAACAGCCACCGCGCACCTGCGCCGACTGCTTGCCGACTCGCTCATCCAATCGCGAGAGCAGGGCCGGCATAAGTATTTTCGGCTGGCGTCGCCGGAAGTGGCCCGCTGTGTGGAATCGTTATTGACTGTGGCTCCGGCGCAACGCACCGAAGACATCAACGCCTCACCAATCCGCCTGGCCCGTTACTGTTACGACCATCTTGCTGGAAGGCTGGCGCTCGACATTACCGAATCACTGACGCGCAGGAAGTTGATCGTGGCCGACAGTAAGAACTTCAGCGTTTCCTCGCGAGGCGAAAAGTGGTTTCAGGATTTCGGGATTGACTTGGGAAGACTTGCGCGGAACCGCAGAAAATTCGCGCCGCTTTGTCTCGACTGGACGGAACGGAAAGATCACATCGGCGGAGCGCTTGGTGCAGAGATTGCTTCGAAGCTGCTGGAAGATGGGTGGTTCTCCCGAACGAAAGAGACACGGGCGGTTTCGCTCACCGCTGCTGGCAGGCGACGCCTTAAGTCTCATTTCGGCATCGACTGGCAGGCCTAA
- a CDS encoding OsmC family protein, producing MKEHTYKVGVTWIGNDGEGTKGYRSYRRDHVIEVVGKQPIAGSSDPVFRGDPTRHNPEDLLVASLSACHMLMYLHLCAVNRVNVVAYTDAASGIMREKPDGAGEFASVQLMPTVTISSGSDPAKAEELHHQAHEKCFIANSVKFPVEVTPEIVLENEQKPEASVA from the coding sequence ATGAAAGAGCACACATACAAAGTTGGCGTTACTTGGATAGGAAATGACGGCGAGGGCACGAAGGGCTATCGCAGTTATCGTCGCGATCACGTTATTGAGGTTGTCGGCAAACAGCCGATTGCGGGGTCAAGCGATCCGGTGTTTCGCGGCGACCCCACACGTCACAACCCCGAAGACCTTCTGGTTGCCAGCCTCTCGGCTTGCCACATGCTGATGTACCTGCACCTTTGCGCGGTGAATCGGGTAAACGTGGTCGCCTACACCGATGCCGCGTCCGGCATCATGCGTGAAAAGCCGGATGGCGCGGGGGAGTTTGCCAGCGTGCAACTGATGCCAACCGTCACCATCTCCTCCGGCAGCGATCCGGCCAAAGCAGAGGAGTTACATCACCAGGCGCATGAGAAGTGCTTCATCGCCAACTCCGTTAAGTTTCCGGTCGAGGTGACGCCCGAGATCGTCCTCGAAAACGAACAAAAACCAGAAGCTTCCGTCGCCTGA